A genomic stretch from Sphingomonas sp. HDW15A includes:
- a CDS encoding DUF2585 family protein, translating into MTSRTFAISVLLAAILSALTLAAMGRSAICTCGFVDLWGQVGPQQSQMLADWYSPSHIIHGFLFYWMLRLLFPAMHEDRRFQTALFIEAAWEVAENTPWIIDRYREATAALGYTGDSILNSVSDILMMAAGYWLAKRIPVWASVVTVVALELVALWAVRDNLTLNVWMLLFPTDFIRDWQAGA; encoded by the coding sequence GTGACGAGCAGGACATTCGCCATCTCTGTCTTGCTCGCGGCAATTCTCTCAGCGCTTACCCTCGCCGCCATGGGGCGGTCGGCAATCTGTACCTGTGGCTTCGTCGACCTGTGGGGCCAGGTCGGGCCGCAGCAGAGCCAGATGCTGGCCGACTGGTATTCCCCAAGCCACATCATCCACGGCTTTTTATTCTACTGGATGCTAAGGCTGCTTTTTCCGGCGATGCACGAGGACCGGCGGTTCCAGACAGCCCTGTTCATCGAGGCGGCGTGGGAGGTAGCGGAGAATACGCCGTGGATCATCGACCGCTACCGCGAGGCGACAGCCGCGCTGGGCTATACCGGCGACAGCATCCTCAACAGCGTGAGCGACATCCTTATGATGGCCGCGGGCTACTGGCTGGCGAAGCGCATTCCGGTGTGGGCGAGCGTCGTGACCGTCGTAGCTCTGGAGCTGGTCGCGCTGTGGGCGGTGCGCGACAATCTGACGCTCAACGTGTGGATGCTGCTGTTCCCGACCGACTTCATCCGCGACTGGCAAGCGGGCGCTTAA
- a CDS encoding magnesium transporter CorA family protein: protein MLRLFGPGCPIKPVDPVAMAAVPEGVVWIDLLNPTPEEEKLAEGALGQNIPTREDLKQIEPSSRLYEHNGLLHMTASILGMIEDGQPSAEPVGFILSDKLLVTVRYSEPAPFLLLAEHLYGEPEKASGPRRVLIQLLDIIVDELADQYEHAGGEIETLSSRVFERNLKRREKERHTERRLEALLLRIGQVQRLLAEIRHSTVSISRMMTFFRNCGSIEGSSYAPRIDSFNSDLKALLDHSVFLNDNLTFLLDASLGLISLEQNFVMKVFSVFAVIFMPPTLIAGIYGMNFEHMPELRWVLGYPMSLGLILISAIVPYWLARRSGWL from the coding sequence ATGCTGCGTTTGTTTGGCCCCGGCTGTCCCATCAAGCCCGTCGATCCGGTTGCGATGGCCGCCGTCCCCGAGGGGGTCGTGTGGATCGACCTGCTAAATCCGACGCCGGAAGAGGAAAAGTTGGCCGAAGGCGCGCTCGGCCAGAACATCCCGACCCGCGAGGATCTGAAGCAGATCGAGCCTTCCAGCCGCCTCTACGAGCACAATGGCTTGCTGCACATGACGGCCTCGATCCTTGGAATGATCGAGGATGGTCAGCCCAGCGCCGAGCCGGTCGGCTTCATCCTTTCCGATAAGCTGCTCGTCACCGTGCGCTACTCCGAGCCGGCGCCCTTCCTACTGCTCGCCGAACATCTCTACGGGGAGCCGGAGAAGGCGAGCGGTCCGCGCCGCGTGCTGATCCAGTTGCTCGACATCATCGTCGACGAGCTAGCTGACCAGTACGAACATGCCGGGGGCGAGATCGAAACCCTGTCGTCGCGGGTGTTCGAGCGGAATCTGAAGCGGCGTGAGAAGGAGCGCCATACCGAGCGCCGGCTGGAAGCGCTCTTGCTTCGCATCGGCCAGGTCCAGCGACTGCTCGCCGAGATTCGCCATTCGACCGTAAGCATCAGCCGGATGATGACCTTCTTCCGCAATTGCGGGTCGATCGAGGGCAGCAGTTACGCCCCGCGAATCGACAGCTTCAACTCCGACTTGAAGGCGCTGCTCGATCACAGCGTCTTCCTAAACGACAATCTGACCTTCCTGCTCGACGCCAGCTTGGGCCTCATTAGCCTTGAGCAGAATTTCGTGATGAAGGTCTTCTCGGTCTTCGCGGTGATCTTCATGCCGCCGACGCTCATCGCCGGAATCTACGGCATGAATTTCGAGCATATGCCGGAGCTTAGGTGGGTTCTCGGGTACCCGATGTCGCTTGGCCTGATCCTCATCAGCGCAATCGTGCCCTACTGGCTTGCGCGGAGAAGTGGTTGGCTTTGA
- a CDS encoding Gar/GrdA family gentamicin resistance ATP-binding protein (provides resistance to garosamine-containing aminoglycosides such as gentamicin) produces MSLPLVILLNGPLGIGKSTLGEALGEAIERSVTLDGDSLAALNPPPADEITELHETLALLVAYHLRSGYDRFIINHYWRSAGELEDLSLRIRAIAPGASVRAFRLTLPHEANLRRIAQRQAARAIDESEFEATTFGEEFALLFGAGSDLGEPFDVSDPPERLVGRLLRLLRSELAANRN; encoded by the coding sequence TTGAGCCTCCCGCTCGTCATCCTCCTCAATGGTCCGCTGGGGATCGGCAAATCGACCCTTGGCGAAGCGCTTGGCGAGGCAATCGAACGAAGCGTCACGCTCGACGGGGATAGCCTCGCGGCTCTTAACCCACCGCCGGCCGACGAAATAACGGAGCTCCACGAAACCCTTGCGCTGCTCGTCGCGTATCATCTTCGCTCGGGCTACGACCGATTCATCATCAACCATTATTGGCGGTCCGCAGGAGAGCTCGAAGACCTGTCGCTGCGCATTCGCGCGATCGCGCCGGGCGCAAGCGTTCGCGCATTCCGGCTGACTTTGCCGCACGAAGCGAATCTTCGGCGCATCGCCCAACGCCAAGCCGCGCGCGCGATCGATGAGTCGGAGTTCGAGGCGACAACCTTCGGCGAGGAGTTCGCCCTCCTTTTCGGCGCAGGCAGCGATCTTGGCGAACCGTTCGACGTATCCGATCCGCCGGAGAGGCTCGTTGGCCGGCTGCTGCGCCTTCTTAGGTCGGAGCTTGCAGCTAACCGCAACTGA
- the acnA gene encoding aconitate hydratase AcnA, with protein MIPTGQDSLNTRSKLEVGGRSYAYYSLEKAAGQLGDISRLPYSMKVLLENLLRFEDGVTVTREDLQAMADWLKERRINREIQYRPARVLMQDFTGVPAVVDLAAMRDAMKSLGGDAQKINPQVPVHLVIDHSVMVDEFGTPRAFEDNVALEYQRNAERYEFLKWGSQAFDNFQVVPPGTGICHQVNLEHIAQTVWTSEDQDGETVAYPDTLVGTDSHTTMVNGLGVLGWGVGGIEAEAAMLGQPVSMLIPEVVGFRLDGQLKEGITATDLVLTVTQLLRAKGVVGRFVEFYGPGLDSLSLADRATIANMAPEYGATCGFFPIDERTLDYLRLTGRDEDRIELVRAYAKAQGMWRDSGSADPLFTDTLELDMGSVEPSLAGPKRPQDRVRLSEVDELFIAELEGTYKKQGDTERRLVDGEEFAISHGDVMIAAITSCTNTSNPSVLVAAGLVARKARALGLTRKPWVKTSLAPGSQVVTEYLNAAGLTEDLNSIGFNLVGYGCTTCIGNSGPLAPPISKAINENDLVVASVLSGNRNFEGRVSPDCRANYLASPPLVVAYALLGTVTSDITKCALGQDKDGNDVFLKDVWPTNDEVRSLIDKHVHSDMFRSRYADVYHGDDRWRAIQVTGSDTYNWPAGSTYIANPPYFTGMTMTPKPLTDIQEARALAVFGDSITTDHISPAGAIKLDSPAGSYLVANGVERRDFNSYGARRGNHEIMMRGTFANIRIRNRMLDGVEGGMTRYGPSGEVMPIYDAAMKYQADGTPLVVVGGKEYGTGSSRDWAAKGTVLLGVRAVLVESFERIHRSNLVGMGVLPLQFADGENAATYRLDGSETYSIHGIAGLEPRQDVVVAVTRAGGETFTITARCRIDTYNELEYFRSGGILQYVLRNLAA; from the coding sequence ATGATTCCGACCGGCCAGGACAGCTTGAACACGCGCTCGAAATTGGAGGTCGGCGGCCGCTCCTACGCTTATTACTCGCTCGAAAAGGCCGCCGGCCAGCTCGGCGATATCAGCCGCCTGCCCTATTCCATGAAGGTCTTGCTCGAAAACCTGCTTCGCTTCGAGGACGGGGTCACCGTCACCCGCGAGGATCTACAAGCGATGGCCGACTGGCTCAAGGAGCGGCGGATCAACCGCGAGATCCAATATCGCCCGGCGCGGGTTCTGATGCAGGACTTCACCGGCGTTCCGGCGGTGGTCGATCTTGCCGCCATGCGCGACGCGATGAAGTCGCTCGGCGGCGACGCGCAGAAGATCAACCCGCAAGTCCCGGTTCACCTCGTCATCGATCACAGCGTCATGGTCGACGAGTTCGGCACGCCGCGCGCGTTCGAGGACAACGTCGCGCTTGAATATCAGCGCAATGCCGAGCGCTACGAGTTCCTGAAGTGGGGCAGCCAGGCGTTCGACAACTTCCAGGTCGTCCCGCCGGGAACCGGCATTTGCCACCAGGTCAATCTCGAGCATATTGCCCAGACCGTCTGGACCAGTGAAGACCAGGATGGCGAGACCGTCGCCTATCCCGACACGCTGGTCGGAACCGACAGCCACACGACGATGGTCAACGGCCTTGGCGTTCTCGGCTGGGGCGTCGGCGGGATCGAGGCCGAAGCGGCTATGCTCGGCCAGCCGGTCAGCATGCTCATTCCGGAAGTCGTCGGCTTCCGTCTCGACGGGCAGTTGAAGGAAGGCATCACCGCCACCGACCTCGTGCTCACCGTCACCCAGTTGCTTCGCGCCAAGGGCGTCGTCGGCCGCTTCGTCGAATTCTATGGCCCCGGCCTCGACAGCCTCAGCCTCGCCGACCGCGCGACCATCGCCAACATGGCTCCGGAATATGGCGCGACCTGCGGCTTCTTCCCGATCGACGAGCGGACCCTCGATTACCTGCGTCTGACCGGCCGAGACGAGGATCGCATCGAACTGGTCCGCGCCTATGCCAAGGCCCAGGGAATGTGGCGCGACAGCGGCTCGGCCGATCCGCTTTTCACCGACACGCTGGAACTCGACATGGGTAGCGTCGAGCCCTCGCTCGCCGGCCCCAAGCGCCCGCAGGACCGGGTGCGGCTTTCGGAAGTCGACGAGCTCTTCATCGCGGAGCTTGAAGGCACCTATAAGAAGCAGGGCGATACCGAGCGCCGGCTGGTTGATGGCGAAGAATTCGCCATCAGCCATGGTGATGTGATGATCGCCGCGATCACCAGCTGCACCAACACCTCCAACCCCAGCGTTCTGGTCGCCGCCGGGCTCGTCGCCCGCAAGGCGCGCGCGCTAGGTCTCACCCGCAAGCCGTGGGTCAAGACCAGCCTCGCACCGGGAAGCCAGGTTGTCACCGAATATCTCAACGCTGCCGGCCTCACCGAGGATTTGAACAGCATCGGCTTCAACCTCGTCGGGTACGGCTGCACCACCTGCATCGGCAATTCGGGGCCTCTCGCCCCGCCGATCTCCAAGGCCATCAACGAGAACGACCTCGTCGTCGCCTCAGTCCTGTCGGGCAACCGCAATTTCGAAGGCCGCGTCTCGCCCGATTGCCGTGCCAATTATCTCGCCTCGCCGCCGCTGGTGGTCGCTTACGCTTTGCTCGGCACGGTAACGTCGGACATCACCAAGTGCGCGCTCGGCCAGGACAAAGACGGCAACGACGTGTTCTTGAAAGACGTCTGGCCGACCAACGACGAAGTCCGATCGCTGATCGACAAGCACGTCCACAGCGACATGTTCCGCTCCCGCTATGCCGACGTTTATCATGGCGACGACCGCTGGCGGGCGATTCAGGTCACCGGCTCCGATACCTACAACTGGCCCGCCGGATCGACCTACATCGCTAATCCGCCCTACTTCACCGGAATGACGATGACGCCGAAGCCGCTGACCGACATCCAGGAAGCCCGCGCGCTGGCAGTGTTCGGCGACTCCATCACGACCGACCACATTTCGCCGGCCGGCGCGATCAAGCTCGACAGCCCGGCCGGGAGCTATCTCGTCGCCAACGGCGTCGAGAGGCGCGACTTCAATAGCTACGGCGCCCGCCGCGGTAATCATGAGATCATGATGCGTGGCACTTTCGCCAACATCCGCATCCGCAACCGCATGCTCGACGGCGTCGAAGGCGGAATGACCCGCTACGGCCCGAGCGGTGAGGTCATGCCGATCTACGACGCGGCGATGAAGTACCAGGCCGACGGCACGCCGTTGGTCGTCGTCGGCGGCAAGGAATATGGCACCGGGTCGTCGCGTGACTGGGCAGCCAAGGGAACGGTCCTGCTCGGCGTTCGCGCCGTGCTGGTCGAAAGCTTCGAGCGTATCCACCGCTCCAACCTCGTCGGCATGGGCGTCCTCCCGCTGCAATTCGCGGACGGTGAGAATGCCGCAACCTACCGGCTCGACGGCAGCGAGACCTATTCGATTCACGGCATTGCCGGCCTTGAGCCGCGCCAAGATGTCGTCGTCGCCGTCACCCGCGCCGGCGGCGAGACCTTCACCATCACCGCCCGCTGCCGGATCGATACCTACAACGAGTTGGAATATTTCCGCTCGGGCGGAATCCTCCAGTATGTGCTCCGGAACCTCGCCGCCTAA
- a CDS encoding GFA family protein: MAGGGEALIARCHCGRVAITLPRVPDEISQCNCSLCSKTGFMGIYYDPKEVTVSGDVDPYVRSDLDEACLTNWRCSHCGCATHWTGLGQYAEGRMGVNARMVDARALGGVPVKPVDGASW, from the coding sequence ATGGCGGGCGGCGGCGAAGCGCTGATCGCCCGCTGCCACTGCGGGCGGGTCGCCATCACGCTGCCGCGCGTCCCGGACGAAATCAGCCAGTGCAATTGCAGCCTGTGCAGCAAGACCGGCTTCATGGGCATCTATTACGATCCCAAGGAAGTCACCGTCAGCGGTGACGTCGATCCCTATGTGCGAAGCGACCTCGACGAAGCCTGTCTCACCAACTGGCGCTGCAGCCATTGCGGCTGCGCGACCCACTGGACCGGGCTTGGCCAATATGCCGAAGGGCGAATGGGCGTGAATGCCCGAATGGTGGACGCCCGTGCCCTGGGAGGCGTGCCGGTCAAGCCGGTGGACGGAGCCAGCTGGTGA
- a CDS encoding TonB-dependent receptor — protein sequence MSAVAAALLWQAAAETIVITGRGLPEQAQGEHRIVVDKSELTWSPGGRMEDVVRSVAGLTSFRRSDSRSTHPTAQGLTARGLGGNAASRFAVEVDGVTQADPFGGWINFVALDPALADRLVLTRGGNGGVAYGPGALAGTLQVDSIAEADNLLRGGVAVGSRHSLAANATVGTEIGASRFIAGTAWQRGDGFAPIFSDDRGPIDRAAPYRQWSGRVRLLAPVGETEVQANLSAFDDRRDRGVDFTENRGRGLDASLRLVGEQWSVLGYRQWRGFESQFASVGLGRATVSPALDQHDVPAAGWGGKALWKPRVGNVGLSLGADIRGVEGETNERYFFVGSVPQRERQASAESLTYGLFADASVMLGATTFGAGARLDRWAISDASLFERNIGGPVITDTQFHDRDGQEWSLRGGVGHAVSERFALRASAYRSWRLPTINELVRPFRVGPDATAANAALDPESLIGAEAGFDWRPAEGARLSLTAFANRLKNAIANVTLDQGPGTFPGVGFVAAGGLYRRRENLDAIVSRGIELDGEWRNGTWSVDGSFALTRVRIRDNGLAEFLDGEKPAQVPSVQASLRGSWEDRGKIASLAVRYIGEQNESEGDPDPLPDAWVVDAVGRWPIKGRLSLDLRAENLFDTKVVTSILADGTRERGTPRTLWLGLRLD from the coding sequence ATGAGCGCAGTTGCCGCGGCGCTGCTGTGGCAAGCGGCTGCCGAGACCATCGTCATCACCGGGCGCGGACTTCCGGAACAAGCGCAGGGCGAGCACCGGATCGTCGTCGACAAGTCGGAACTGACCTGGAGCCCGGGCGGCCGCATGGAGGACGTGGTCCGCTCGGTAGCCGGACTGACCAGCTTCCGACGTTCTGACTCCCGATCGACGCATCCGACTGCGCAAGGGCTGACGGCGCGCGGGCTGGGCGGCAATGCCGCCAGCCGGTTCGCGGTGGAAGTCGACGGCGTGACCCAGGCCGACCCGTTCGGAGGGTGGATCAACTTCGTCGCGCTCGATCCGGCGCTGGCCGACCGCCTGGTTCTGACTCGTGGCGGAAACGGTGGAGTGGCTTACGGGCCAGGTGCACTGGCGGGTACGCTTCAAGTCGACTCGATCGCAGAGGCCGACAATCTCTTGCGAGGCGGAGTGGCGGTCGGATCGCGCCACAGCCTTGCTGCCAACGCGACTGTCGGGACCGAGATCGGCGCTTCACGCTTCATTGCTGGCACCGCGTGGCAACGGGGTGACGGGTTCGCGCCGATATTCAGCGATGATCGTGGTCCGATCGACCGGGCCGCGCCCTACCGGCAGTGGAGCGGAAGGGTGAGGCTACTCGCGCCGGTCGGAGAGACAGAGGTCCAGGCCAACCTCTCGGCCTTTGACGACCGGCGAGACCGTGGCGTCGACTTTACCGAGAATCGGGGACGCGGGCTGGACGCGTCGCTTAGGCTGGTTGGCGAGCAATGGTCAGTGCTCGGCTATCGCCAATGGCGCGGGTTCGAGAGCCAGTTCGCGAGCGTCGGTCTGGGACGCGCGACGGTAAGCCCGGCGCTCGACCAGCACGACGTTCCGGCGGCAGGCTGGGGCGGCAAGGCGCTGTGGAAGCCGCGTGTTGGAAATGTTGGGCTCTCCCTTGGGGCGGACATCCGCGGAGTCGAGGGCGAGACCAACGAGCGCTATTTCTTCGTAGGGAGTGTTCCGCAGCGCGAGCGGCAGGCATCGGCAGAAAGCCTGACCTACGGCCTGTTCGCCGATGCTTCGGTTATGCTCGGCGCGACGACCTTCGGCGCCGGCGCGCGGCTCGACCGCTGGGCCATTTCCGACGCCAGTCTGTTCGAGCGCAACATCGGCGGGCCGGTCATCACGGACACGCAATTCCATGACCGGGATGGACAAGAGTGGTCGCTGCGGGGAGGCGTGGGTCACGCTGTGTCGGAGCGATTTGCGCTGCGTGCGTCGGCCTATCGAAGCTGGCGGCTGCCGACGATCAACGAGTTGGTGCGGCCGTTCCGGGTGGGGCCGGACGCGACCGCAGCCAATGCCGCCCTAGACCCGGAAAGCCTGATTGGAGCCGAAGCCGGGTTCGACTGGAGGCCAGCGGAAGGCGCGCGCCTGTCGCTGACCGCTTTCGCCAATCGCCTGAAAAACGCCATCGCCAATGTCACGCTGGACCAAGGGCCCGGCACGTTTCCGGGGGTCGGCTTCGTCGCGGCGGGCGGGCTGTACCGGCGACGCGAGAACCTGGACGCCATCGTCAGTCGCGGGATTGAGCTGGACGGGGAATGGCGGAACGGAACGTGGTCGGTCGACGGTAGTTTTGCGCTGACGCGGGTCCGCATCCGCGACAATGGGCTTGCCGAATTTCTCGATGGAGAAAAGCCGGCGCAGGTTCCTTCGGTGCAGGCAAGTCTGCGCGGCAGCTGGGAAGATCGCGGGAAGATCGCGTCGCTCGCGGTCCGCTACATCGGTGAACAGAACGAAAGCGAAGGCGATCCCGATCCATTGCCGGACGCATGGGTCGTCGATGCCGTGGGACGCTGGCCGATCAAGGGACGCCTGTCGCTCGACCTGCGCGCCGAAAACCTGTTCGACACGAAAGTCGTCACCTCGATCCTGGCCGATGGCACCCGCGAGCGCGGAACGCCTAGAACCTTATGGCTGGGGCTTCGGCTGGACTGA
- a CDS encoding folate-binding protein YgfZ — MDATTLSDRAVLRLSGEDVRGFLQGLVTSDVAGALPVWAGLLTPQGKCLFDFIVWADGDDLLLDCEAQAAEDLAKRLTIYRLRRPIRIERDTALAVHWSANGESETTDPRLAELGRRWLAPADAPAAGWREQRLRLGVCEGRAELGDLLWLECNAAELNGVSFSKGCFVGQENTARMNWRQKVNRRLVVVEGHADRTRIAYPDLGLSVVHARTDALPDGAIVPDWLRAGLAS; from the coding sequence ATGGATGCCACCACCCTTAGCGATCGCGCCGTCCTGCGATTGAGCGGCGAAGACGTCCGCGGATTCTTGCAAGGCCTGGTTACCAGCGACGTCGCGGGCGCACTGCCGGTTTGGGCTGGGCTGCTGACACCGCAGGGGAAATGCCTGTTCGACTTCATCGTCTGGGCGGATGGCGACGACCTTTTGCTCGACTGCGAAGCGCAGGCCGCCGAGGACTTGGCCAAGCGCCTTACGATCTACCGCCTGCGCAGGCCAATCCGCATCGAGCGTGACACGGCCTTGGCGGTACACTGGTCAGCGAATGGTGAATCCGAAACAACCGATCCCAGGCTCGCCGAGCTTGGCCGAAGATGGCTCGCCCCGGCAGACGCCCCCGCTGCCGGTTGGCGTGAACAGCGCCTTCGGCTGGGCGTTTGCGAAGGGCGCGCCGAGCTCGGCGACCTTTTGTGGCTGGAATGCAATGCAGCCGAGCTGAATGGCGTCAGTTTCTCCAAAGGCTGCTTCGTCGGCCAGGAGAATACTGCTCGAATGAACTGGCGTCAGAAGGTCAATCGTAGGCTGGTCGTGGTTGAAGGCCACGCCGACCGGACCCGGATCGCCTACCCGGACCTTGGACTCTCCGTGGTTCATGCCCGGACCGATGCCCTTCCTGACGGGGCGATCGTTCCCGACTGGTTGAGAGCCGGCCTGGCGTCATGA
- the pyrC gene encoding dihydroorotase has translation MSDTITIRRPDDWHVHLRDGPMLARVARHTARQFARAIVMPNLVPPVTTVEQAGAYRERIHAAAGPGFAPLMTAYLTDRTSPEELSRGQEEGVWIAAKLYPAGATTNSESGVTDIVNIRPCLERMQQIGMVLCVHGEVTEPDVDVFDREAVFIERILEPMVRDFPALKVVLEHITTRQAADFVASAPANVAATITPQHLHLNRNALFAGGLRPHAYCLPVVKREEHRLAVRKAAVSGSPKYFLGTDSAPHAREAKESACGCAGIFNAPFALESYAAVFEEESALDLLEGFASHHGADFYGLPRNEGTVTLQRTEVVVPAEIDGLVPFHACESLSWRLAG, from the coding sequence GTGAGCGACACAATCACCATTCGCCGACCCGACGATTGGCACGTCCACCTTCGCGACGGGCCGATGCTGGCCAGGGTCGCTCGTCACACCGCTCGTCAATTCGCCAGGGCGATCGTGATGCCCAACCTGGTCCCGCCGGTCACGACCGTCGAGCAGGCCGGCGCCTACCGTGAACGAATCCATGCCGCCGCTGGCCCCGGCTTCGCGCCTCTGATGACTGCCTATTTGACCGACCGAACCTCGCCCGAGGAGCTCTCGCGCGGCCAAGAGGAGGGGGTGTGGATCGCGGCCAAGCTTTATCCGGCCGGCGCGACGACCAACAGCGAAAGCGGCGTAACCGACATCGTCAATATTCGTCCGTGCCTCGAACGGATGCAGCAGATCGGCATGGTTCTGTGCGTCCATGGCGAGGTGACCGAGCCAGACGTGGATGTGTTTGACCGGGAGGCAGTCTTCATCGAGCGAATACTCGAGCCGATGGTACGTGATTTTCCGGCGCTGAAAGTGGTGCTTGAGCATATTACCACCCGCCAGGCAGCGGATTTCGTCGCCTCTGCTCCGGCAAACGTCGCCGCCACGATCACGCCGCAGCACCTCCATCTCAACCGCAATGCTCTGTTCGCGGGCGGGCTCCGGCCCCATGCTTATTGCCTGCCGGTCGTGAAGCGCGAAGAGCATCGCCTCGCTGTTCGCAAGGCAGCGGTGAGCGGCAGCCCCAAATATTTCCTGGGTACCGACAGTGCTCCGCATGCACGCGAAGCCAAGGAGAGCGCCTGCGGCTGTGCGGGGATCTTCAACGCGCCGTTCGCGCTAGAGAGCTATGCCGCAGTGTTCGAGGAAGAGAGCGCCCTCGATCTTCTGGAAGGCTTTGCTTCTCATCACGGTGCCGATTTCTATGGCCTTCCTCGCAACGAAGGCACGGTCACCCTCCAGCGAACCGAAGTCGTCGTTCCAGCGGAAATCGACGGCCTCGTGCCCTTCCACGCGTGCGAATCGCTCTCTTGGCGATTGGCTGGTTGA
- a CDS encoding sterol desaturase family protein, translating to MYYLILIWLATVAFMEGFAYVMHRWVMHGPGWVLHKSHHRPRTGQFELNDLYGAIFAIPSIVLIYGGTVAGWGDWATAVGVGIATYGAIYFGFHDVIVHKRVGHTYVPRSTYMKRIVQAHRMHHALESKKHGISFGFLVAPRIDTLKRQLAESEARLRKPAGIRPAGSTDLPA from the coding sequence ATGTATTATCTCATTCTGATCTGGCTGGCGACCGTCGCGTTCATGGAGGGATTCGCCTACGTCATGCATCGTTGGGTGATGCATGGTCCCGGTTGGGTGCTTCACAAGAGTCACCATCGGCCGCGTACGGGCCAGTTCGAACTCAATGATCTTTACGGCGCAATTTTCGCCATCCCTTCGATCGTTCTGATCTATGGTGGAACGGTCGCGGGCTGGGGCGACTGGGCGACCGCCGTCGGTGTTGGAATCGCGACGTACGGAGCAATCTATTTCGGCTTCCACGACGTGATCGTCCACAAGCGAGTAGGCCACACCTACGTGCCCCGTTCCACTTACATGAAGCGGATTGTGCAAGCGCACCGGATGCATCATGCACTCGAAAGCAAGAAGCACGGCATCAGCTTCGGCTTCCTGGTGGCGCCGCGGATCGACACGCTCAAGAGGCAATTGGCCGAAAGCGAGGCCCGCTTGCGCAAGCCGGCCGGGATCAGGCCGGCCGGGTCCACAGACCTTCCCGCTTAG